The sequence ACGTGTTCAAAGTCTCCTGAGCAAGAGCCCCAAGAACGCCAGATGGACGAACTGCAAGCTGGTGTTGAGCCATCGCTCGCAGTTCTTCCACAACCTCCTGTTCTTCTCTAGCCAGGCGAGGCTGCGCTCGACGATCCAGCGCTTGGGCATGATCTTGAAGCTGTGCATCTCGCTTCTCTTGGCGATTTGCACCGTGACGTGCCCGCCCAAAATCTCCTACCCCCCTTGCGTGAAGGGCTGACCCACGTAGCCGCTGTCGCACAGCACGCCTTGCACTCGGCCCAACGTCCGCTTACAGCGCTGCAGGGCACCTTTGCGGTCCGTTACCTCGGCCGTGGTCACCGCAATGGCATGTGGCAGCCCCTGGGTGTCCACCGCAATATACCGCTTGATCCCACAGACCTTCTTGCCAGCGTCATAGCCCTTCAGCCCCGCCGTGTCCGTGTTCTTCACGCTCTGCGCGTCCACGATCAAGAACGCGCTGCATGCGTTGCGCCCCAGTTTCTCGCGGGCCGCGCCAACCTGATTTTTTTAAAGCCTGCTCCAGCAGGCTGCCACCCTCGCGGGACTCGCTCCAGATCGCCCAGTACGAATGCACCGTGCGCCACTTGGGAAAGTCGCTGGGCAGCGCTCGCCACTGGCAGCCCGTGCGCAGCAGATACAGCACGGCGCAGAACACCTAGTAAAGCTCCACCTTGCGTGGGGGCGTCCTTTTGTGCGCACTCTCCAGCATTGGCCGGATCACTTCGAACTGCTCACGCTTGATATCGCTGGGGTAGCCTTTTCTCATCCTGCGAGCTTCTCACATCTGGCGAGACTTTGAACACGTTCTAAGGGCCAAGCCCTTTACCCAGCACCCGCTCCATCGTCCATGGCCAATACGGCAGCCAGGCTGACCGTGGCTGGCCCGCGCAGCACAGCATCGGCCACCGTGTCCAAATCCGTGGCAGTGGTGTTGAGCACCACCACGCGCCGGCCGCAGCGGTGGGCCAATTGGGCCAGGCCCGCTGCGGGATAAACCACACCGGCCGTACCCACCACCAACAACAGATCGCAGGCTTCGGCCGCTGCCTGGGCGCGCGCCAGCACGCTGCCGGGCAGCATTTCACCAAACCACACCACGCCGGGGCGGCGCAGATTGCCGCAATGGGGGCATGCCGGTGGCTCGCCATCGCTCAGCACCTCAGGATTGCACTGCGGGCAAGGCCGGTTCAGCCAGCGGTCTTGCCACAGGTCACCGTGCAGGCACAGCACATCGGCGCTGCCTGCGCGCTGGTGCAGCCCGTCCACATTCTGGGTCACCAAGGTCATCCGATCTGGATGCTGGCGGGCCCAGTCCGCCAACGCCAAATGGGCGGCATTGGGCTGGACAGCGGCGATCAATTCACGACGGTGCTGGTACCAGCGCCACACGCGCTCGGGGTTGGCGCGAAAGCCGGCCTCGCTGGCCATGTCCTCGGCACGAAACTGCGCCCAGTAGCCCGTCTGGGCATCGCGAAAAGTCAGCACACCCGAGGCTGCGCTCACACCTGCCCCGGTCAGCACACACAAGCGACTGGCCTGCGCCACCCAGTTGCGCACGGTATGTACGCTGGCAGCGTCCAAGGTGTTTTCAGGCGTGCAGGCAGTCATGGTGCGCTCAAGCAGCTATCAAAAAAGAGGTCGACCTCAGGCTGCCGGCACCTGACGTTGTCGCAGCGCCTCATACAGGCACACGCCGCTGGCCACGGACACATTCAGGCTTTCCACCGCACCCTGCATGGGGATGCTGACCAGCGCGTCGCAGGTCTTGCGGGTGAGCTGGCGCATGCCATCGCCTTCCGCACCCAGCACCAAAGCGGTAGGGCCGGTCAGGTCCATCTGGTAGAGGTGCTTGTCGGCATCGCCGCTGGTGCCAATCACCCAGATGCCGCGCTCCTTGAGCTCCTTGAGCGTGCGGGCCAGATTGGTGACCATGAAATACGGCACAGTTTCGGCCGCGCCGCTGGCCACCTTGGCCACGGTGGCGTTGATGCCAGCCGCGTGGTCCTTGGGGGCGATCACGGCATGCACGCCAGCGCCGTCGGCCACGCGCAGACAGGCGCCCAGGTTGTGGGGATCGGTCACGCCGTCCAGCACCAGCAGCAGCGGGGCCTTGACACCGGACTCTTGCAGGTCATCCAGCAGCTCGTCGAGCGTGCGGGTGTCCTTGACCTCTTCCACGCGCGCGGCCACGCCCTGGTGGCCATGGCTGCCAGCCAGTTTGGCGATGCGCAGGGAGTCGGCCTCGATCAACCGGGCGCCCACCTCCTTGGCACGCTCCAGAAACTGGCGCATGCGCGCATCGCGGCGCGAGGCCTCGTAGTAGATTTCGATGATGGATTGCGGCGCGGTCTTCAGGCGCACGCC comes from Comamonas sp. GB3 AK4-5 and encodes:
- a CDS encoding NAD-dependent deacetylase, with translation MTACTPENTLDAASVHTVRNWVAQASRLCVLTGAGVSAASGVLTFRDAQTGYWAQFRAEDMASEAGFRANPERVWRWYQHRRELIAAVQPNAAHLALADWARQHPDRMTLVTQNVDGLHQRAGSADVLCLHGDLWQDRWLNRPCPQCNPEVLSDGEPPACPHCGNLRRPGVVWFGEMLPGSVLARAQAAAEACDLLLVVGTAGVVYPAAGLAQLAHRCGRRVVVLNTTATDLDTVADAVLRGPATVSLAAVLAMDDGAGAG
- the rlmB gene encoding 23S rRNA (guanosine(2251)-2'-O)-methyltransferase RlmB; translation: MSSPKVLFGFHAVGVRLKTAPQSIIEIYYEASRRDARMRQFLERAKEVGARLIEADSLRIAKLAGSHGHQGVAARVEEVKDTRTLDELLDDLQESGVKAPLLLVLDGVTDPHNLGACLRVADGAGVHAVIAPKDHAAGINATVAKVASGAAETVPYFMVTNLARTLKELKERGIWVIGTSGDADKHLYQMDLTGPTALVLGAEGDGMRQLTRKTCDALVSIPMQGAVESLNVSVASGVCLYEALRQRQVPAA